In Hippocampus zosterae strain Florida chromosome 3, ASM2543408v3, whole genome shotgun sequence, a genomic segment contains:
- the si:ch211-216l23.2 gene encoding nuclear receptor coactivator 5 isoform X2: protein MTAWPKASQTPRLQQGNPNASAQSLRLFRRSAPYPSREERSEDLKDALDSYKELEQKQNYSGSVKYDGAKLNAKPENTPADRRKTLYQKFYRQVQEDQTAADCVIISVTSQCLDYPKSLNQCLQERGLSVEMLYLQAESGLTQALQDVRGVGSPLCILVEQTNVALSSCTVIIFSEPLKIHRNMPKEQAMDFVAAEHRRGFGKESKQRDPADIASQASQLLGEFLDREKIERHLVPSEIRQSLQLLSDGVHVYAEELEAVLAFVRARQEHLRASNGREQKGKMFSSGPGKPPPLLPTPLGPPQCASEAGRPLMDCPPPTPMPLLPSPGSHTKTKPPPLLSLQQPPSLHNSYGGSSLLCSPLMQPLPPRHQGPRGSHAMRGAPPSLKSSRPPLLSTPGIPRLSGPRH, encoded by the exons ATGACGGCTTGGCCGAAAGCCTCCCAAACCCCTCGACTGCAGCAAGGGAACCCAAACGCGAG CGCTCAGTCGTTGAGGTTGTTTCGGAGAAGTGCGCCGTATCCAAGCAGGGAGGAGAGGAGCGAGGATCTCAAGGATGCTCTGGACAG TTACAAAGAACTGGAGCAGAAGCAAAACTACAGTGGCAGTGTCAAGTATGACGGTGCAAAGCTCAATG CCAAGCCCGAGAACACTCCTGCAGACAGACGGAAAACCTTATACCAGAAATTCTACAGGCAAGTGCAGGAGGATCAAACGGCTGCTGACTGTGTGATCATCTCTGTGACCAGCCAGTGCCT gGATTACCCCAAATCGCTAAACCAGTGCTTGCAGGAGCGTGGCCTGTCAGTGGAAATGCTCTACCTGCAGGCGGAGTCGGGCCTGACGCAAGCCCTGCAGGATGTCCGAGGTGTTGGCTCCCCGTTATGTATTCTGGTGGAGCAGACAAACGTAGCTCTGTCCTCCTGCACTGTTATCATTTTCTCAGAGCCCCTCAAAA TCCACCGCAACATGCCCAAAGAGCAGGCCATGGATTTTGTTGCAGCAGAGCACAGGCGCGGATTTGGGAAGGAAAGTAAACAAAGGGACCCCGCAGACATTGCATCCCAGGCCTCACAGTTGCTTGGGGAATTTCTGGATCGAGAAAAGATTGAGCGCCACCTCGTTCCCTCGGAGATCCGCCAGTCCCTCCAGCTGTTGTCCGATGGCGTGCACGTTTATGCCGAGGAGCTGGAAGCCGTCCTGGCGTTTGTCCGCGCCCGGCAAGAACACTTAAGAG CGAGCAACGGCAGGGAACAGAAGGGCAAAATGTTCTCTTCTGGACCGGGAAAGCCGCCTCCCCTTCTGCCGACCCCGCTTGGGCCGCCTCAGTGCGCAAGTGAAGCAGGGCGCCCGCTAATGGACTGTCCTCCGCCCACACCGATGCCACTTTTACCTTCACCAG GTTCTCATACGAAAACCAAGCCTCCCCCACTGCTCTCTTTGCAACAACCGCCATCCTTGCACAACTCTTATGGTGGCTCCAGTTTGCTATGCAGCCCCCTCAtgcagcccctcccccctcgtCACCAGGGCCCAAGAGGGTCCCATGCCATGAGAGGGGCTCCACCCTCCCTCAAAAGTTCTCGCCCTCCACTCTTGTCCACTCCAG GTATCCCCCGCCTGAGTGGTCCCAGACACTAA
- the LOC127598059 gene encoding LOW QUALITY PROTEIN: L-rhamnose-binding lectin CSL2-like (The sequence of the model RefSeq protein was modified relative to this genomic sequence to represent the inferred CDS: substituted 1 base at 1 genomic stop codon), translated as MNSNRFRLTAALLLATTGLLLTAVAESKNRATTCDNDDGTVQHLDCGHGVISVIDSVYGCSNPWVCTDEDQSDQQLANTYWTEESTVDKLWTXSLQQLFVRRCNGRKSCEVSLTVFHTRGSCVGAFKYLQTTFTCLEPMTVVACQGAMAHLDCGLGHVITIDGTAYGRRDQTTCSEGRPFDQRQNIECMQPSTATVVKMYSSTILFPKCTVAQSFCFFIPETKPIFLIHGCKGKTTCSVPANNAVFTNPFQGTYKYLEISYACNRK; from the exons atgaattccaaccgCTTCAGACTTACTGCGGCGCTGT tGCTGGCAACAACCGGTTTGCTCCTCACAGCAG TTGCTGAATCTAAGAACCGAGCGACCACATGTGACAATGACGACGGGACCGTCCAACACTTAGACTGCG GTCATGGCGTAATCAGTGTGATTGACTCGGTGTATGGTTGCTCAAACCCGTGGGTCTGTACTGATGAGGACCAATCTGATCAACAGCTGGCCAACACATACTGGACCGAGGAAAGCACCGTGGACAAACTCTGGA CCTAATCTTTGCAACAACTTTTTGTGCGCAGATGCAATGGCAGGAAATCATGTGAAGTGAGCCTGACTGTTTTCCACACTCGTGGTTCCTGTGTTGGCGCCTTCAAATATCTGCAGACCACCTTTACCTGCCTGGAACCAA TGACTGTGGTGGCTTGTCAGGGGGCCATGGCACACTTGGATTGTG GTTTGGGGCACGTTATCACCATCGATGGTACAGCCTACGGACGCCGCGACCAGACCACCTGCTCCGAGGGAAGGCCCTTTGATCAGCGCCAAAACATCGAGTGCATGCAGCCATCAACTGCCACGGTTGTCAAAATGTACAGTAGCACAATCTTGTTTCCCAAATGTACAGTCGCACaatctttttgtttctttatccCTGAAACTAAACCCATTTTCCTCATTCATGGGTGTAAGGGGAAAACCACCTGTTCAGTCCCAGCCAACAATGCAGTGTTCACCAACCCATTTCAAGGCACCTACAAGTACTTGGAGATTTCCTACGCATGCAATCGTAAATag
- the si:ch211-216l23.2 gene encoding nuclear receptor coactivator 5 isoform X1, producing the protein MTAWPKASQTPRLQQGNPNASAQSLRLFRRSAPYPSREERSEDLKDALDSAQPLRLFRRSAQYPSREERSEDLKDALGSYKELEQKQNYSGSVKYDGAKLNAKPENTPADRRKTLYQKFYRQVQEDQTAADCVIISVTSQCLDYPKSLNQCLQERGLSVEMLYLQAESGLTQALQDVRGVGSPLCILVEQTNVALSSCTVIIFSEPLKIHRNMPKEQAMDFVAAEHRRGFGKESKQRDPADIASQASQLLGEFLDREKIERHLVPSEIRQSLQLLSDGVHVYAEELEAVLAFVRARQEHLRASNGREQKGKMFSSGPGKPPPLLPTPLGPPQCASEAGRPLMDCPPPTPMPLLPSPGSHTKTKPPPLLSLQQPPSLHNSYGGSSLLCSPLMQPLPPRHQGPRGSHAMRGAPPSLKSSRPPLLSTPGIPRLSGPRH; encoded by the exons ATGACGGCTTGGCCGAAAGCCTCCCAAACCCCTCGACTGCAGCAAGGGAACCCAAACGCGAG CGCTCAGTCGTTGAGGTTGTTTCGGAGAAGTGCGCCGTATCCAAGCAGGGAGGAGAGGAGCGAGGATCTCAAGGATGCTCTGGACAG CGCCCAGCCGTTGAGGTTGTTCCGGAGAAGTGCGCAGTATCCAAGCAGGGAGGAGAGGAGCGAAGATCTCAAAGATGCCCTGGGCAG TTACAAAGAACTGGAGCAGAAGCAAAACTACAGTGGCAGTGTCAAGTATGACGGTGCAAAGCTCAATG CCAAGCCCGAGAACACTCCTGCAGACAGACGGAAAACCTTATACCAGAAATTCTACAGGCAAGTGCAGGAGGATCAAACGGCTGCTGACTGTGTGATCATCTCTGTGACCAGCCAGTGCCT gGATTACCCCAAATCGCTAAACCAGTGCTTGCAGGAGCGTGGCCTGTCAGTGGAAATGCTCTACCTGCAGGCGGAGTCGGGCCTGACGCAAGCCCTGCAGGATGTCCGAGGTGTTGGCTCCCCGTTATGTATTCTGGTGGAGCAGACAAACGTAGCTCTGTCCTCCTGCACTGTTATCATTTTCTCAGAGCCCCTCAAAA TCCACCGCAACATGCCCAAAGAGCAGGCCATGGATTTTGTTGCAGCAGAGCACAGGCGCGGATTTGGGAAGGAAAGTAAACAAAGGGACCCCGCAGACATTGCATCCCAGGCCTCACAGTTGCTTGGGGAATTTCTGGATCGAGAAAAGATTGAGCGCCACCTCGTTCCCTCGGAGATCCGCCAGTCCCTCCAGCTGTTGTCCGATGGCGTGCACGTTTATGCCGAGGAGCTGGAAGCCGTCCTGGCGTTTGTCCGCGCCCGGCAAGAACACTTAAGAG CGAGCAACGGCAGGGAACAGAAGGGCAAAATGTTCTCTTCTGGACCGGGAAAGCCGCCTCCCCTTCTGCCGACCCCGCTTGGGCCGCCTCAGTGCGCAAGTGAAGCAGGGCGCCCGCTAATGGACTGTCCTCCGCCCACACCGATGCCACTTTTACCTTCACCAG GTTCTCATACGAAAACCAAGCCTCCCCCACTGCTCTCTTTGCAACAACCGCCATCCTTGCACAACTCTTATGGTGGCTCCAGTTTGCTATGCAGCCCCCTCAtgcagcccctcccccctcgtCACCAGGGCCCAAGAGGGTCCCATGCCATGAGAGGGGCTCCACCCTCCCTCAAAAGTTCTCGCCCTCCACTCTTGTCCACTCCAG GTATCCCCCGCCTGAGTGGTCCCAGACACTAA